TGACAATCTCAAACTATGCCTTATTCTCTCAAAAGAATTTTCATTTAAGACAGGCATTTAACGTAACGGTTTTGACGCACGACATGTGTGACGATAAATCGTTATAAGGAGTCCATATATTGGACAATAAAATATTTGATCCACCTAAGCCCGAAGCGTGTGTTAGCAAGATTTTCGAAGCCAGCGGCGCGAAGTTCGATACGGACGTCGCGACCAATCTTTGGAAAAAAATTATGCGGCACAAATGGATCTTGTCCGAAAGACTGAATCGAGATGTCGGTTTCAGGATCGCCTGTAACGACTTTCTCGAAAACATTGGAACGGACGAAGAAGTTACCACTCACAACCAGGAAAAACTCCTGGTGCAAATGGGTGCGCGCACTATTAGCAGGGATATCTGGGATACCATTTCCGACACGCAACCTCCCAAGCAATTGATCCAAAAGAAGATCATTCTTCCCTTGATTGAAGGAGATCTCTCACAGAAGCATGGTGTCATTCCACCCAAAAACATCATTTTTTTCGGTCCGCCAGGCACAGGTAAGACCCATTTTGTCAAGGCGATGGCTGGAAGATTAGCCTGGTGGTACGTTGAAATTGTGCCAAGTATACTCATGATCGACGGTGTAGATAAAATTGGAATGCATCTGCGTGAACTTATGGAAAAAGCCCGTAATTTGGATGAAGTCGTCCTATTCATAGATGAATTTGAAGAACTTGCTGGTAGCCGAGATACGGCAAACCGAGTAGACAGGTCGATCACCAACGAGTTTCTTAAGCAGGTACCGCTCATGAAAAGCCATACCAACAAGGTGCTGCTTGTATGCGCGACAAATTACATCCGTCAACTAGACGCTGCACTACTACGCCCTGGACGTTTT
The DNA window shown above is from Desulfovibrio inopinatus DSM 10711 and carries:
- a CDS encoding ATP-binding protein is translated as MDNKIFDPPKPEACVSKIFEASGAKFDTDVATNLWKKIMRHKWILSERLNRDVGFRIACNDFLENIGTDEEVTTHNQEKLLVQMGARTISRDIWDTISDTQPPKQLIQKKIILPLIEGDLSQKHGVIPPKNIIFFGPPGTGKTHFVKAMAGRLAWWYVEIVPSILMIDGVDKIGMHLRELMEKARNLDEVVLFIDEFEELAGSRDTANRVDRSITNEFLKQVPLMKSHTNKVLLVCATNYIRQLDAALLRPGRFDYVIPVGSLDDDGRRTVLSYYLSKMNTEVIDLDLLITLTTKFTPADIEYLFQNVAQQAFEKECESRINFPVTTSIIVDAINLFKPSLTETMDEEFRKDVATYSRI